The following proteins come from a genomic window of Achromobacter deleyi:
- a CDS encoding ribonuclease activity regulator RraA has product MNPATRAKLGGISTATLCTALFKRGLRNQFIQDVRPLNATLPNMVGPAFTLRYIPAREDLNTIKVFEDRAHPQRAAVETCPPGAVLVMDSRKDPRAASAGSILVTRLMKRGVAGVVTDGGFRDSPEIAELGYPAYHNRPSAPTNLTLHQALDINAPIGCGDVAVFPGDIVVGDREGVVVIPAHLADEIAAEAVEMTAFEDFVTSQVQAGASILGLYPPTDPGTKDKFAAWRKEQGR; this is encoded by the coding sequence ATGAATCCCGCCACCCGCGCCAAGCTGGGCGGCATCAGCACCGCCACGCTGTGCACCGCCTTGTTCAAGCGCGGCCTGCGCAATCAGTTCATCCAGGACGTGCGGCCGCTGAACGCGACGCTGCCCAACATGGTCGGCCCGGCCTTCACGCTGCGCTACATCCCGGCGCGCGAGGACCTGAACACCATCAAGGTGTTCGAGGACCGCGCCCACCCGCAGCGCGCCGCGGTCGAGACCTGCCCGCCGGGCGCGGTGCTGGTGATGGACAGCCGCAAGGACCCGCGCGCCGCCTCGGCCGGTTCGATCCTGGTGACCCGTCTGATGAAGCGCGGCGTGGCCGGCGTGGTCACCGACGGCGGTTTCCGCGACTCGCCCGAGATCGCCGAGCTCGGCTATCCCGCGTACCACAACCGTCCGTCCGCGCCGACCAACCTGACGCTGCACCAGGCGCTGGACATCAACGCGCCCATCGGCTGCGGCGACGTGGCCGTGTTCCCGGGCGACATCGTGGTGGGCGACCGCGAGGGCGTGGTGGTGATCCCCGCGCACCTGGCCGACGAGATCGCGGCCGAAGCGGTGGAGATGACCGCGTTCGAGGACTTCGTCACCAGCCAGGTGCAGGCCGGCGCGTCGATCCTGGGCCTGTATCCGCCCACCGACCCCGGCACCAAGGACAAATTCGCCGCCTGGCGCAAAGAACAGGGCCGTTGA
- a CDS encoding Bug family tripartite tricarboxylate transporter substrate binding protein: MNKQRRSALAALLAGPLLGAWALPAAAAEWPAQKPISYVVPFTVGGSTDVVGRVLAQKLGDRLHQNVIVENKPGAAGGIGATYVAKAAPDGYTLFGGTISTHAINASLYKNLKYDPVKDFEPVSLIAYLPNVLLVDPNLGVNSVADLIALLKKDPSKRTFASSGAGTSTHLAGELFSSMIGVPLTHVPYKGTPPAMVDVSSGAVTFMFDQMTAALPLLQTGKLKLLAVTTKDRISLAPDVPTMQEAGVPGFQMASWQAVYAPKGTPKLILDKLAAEIAVIVKEPDVQEKLGKTMGMELVGSTPDELRALMATEIPRWAEVVKKSGATVE; encoded by the coding sequence ATGAACAAGCAACGTCGCAGCGCGCTGGCCGCGCTGCTGGCAGGACCGCTGCTGGGCGCGTGGGCGCTGCCGGCCGCGGCCGCCGAGTGGCCGGCGCAGAAGCCGATTTCCTACGTGGTGCCGTTCACCGTGGGCGGCTCCACCGACGTGGTCGGCCGCGTGCTGGCGCAGAAGCTGGGCGACCGGCTGCACCAGAACGTCATCGTCGAGAACAAGCCCGGCGCCGCCGGCGGCATCGGCGCCACCTACGTGGCCAAGGCCGCGCCCGACGGCTACACGCTGTTCGGCGGCACCATCAGCACCCACGCCATCAACGCCAGCCTCTACAAGAACCTGAAGTACGACCCGGTCAAGGACTTCGAGCCGGTCTCGCTGATCGCCTACCTGCCCAACGTGCTGCTGGTCGATCCGAACCTGGGCGTGAACTCGGTGGCCGACCTGATCGCGCTGCTCAAGAAGGATCCGTCCAAGCGCACCTTCGCGTCGTCCGGCGCCGGCACCTCCACCCACCTGGCCGGCGAACTGTTCTCCAGCATGATCGGCGTGCCGCTGACGCACGTGCCGTACAAGGGCACGCCGCCCGCGATGGTCGACGTGTCCTCGGGCGCGGTGACCTTCATGTTCGACCAGATGACCGCCGCCTTGCCGCTGCTGCAGACCGGCAAGCTCAAGCTGCTGGCCGTCACCACCAAGGACCGCATCTCGCTGGCCCCCGACGTGCCCACCATGCAGGAGGCCGGCGTGCCCGGCTTCCAGATGGCGTCGTGGCAGGCGGTGTACGCGCCCAAGGGCACGCCCAAGCTCATCCTCGACAAGCTCGCCGCCGAGATCGCCGTGATCGTGAAGGAACCCGACGTGCAGGAAAAGCTCGGCAAGACCATGGGCATGGAACTGGTCGGCAGCACCCCCGACGAACTGCGCGCCCTGATGGCCACGGAGATTCCGCGCTGGGCGGAGGTGGTGAAGAAATCGGGGGCGACGGTGGAGTAG
- a CDS encoding tripartite tricarboxylate transporter substrate binding protein, whose protein sequence is MTRTRLPALAFSALSFLACVAAAPAAMAADYPSRSMELVVAYQPGGGSDNTARAIAEAVRPPLLAQPTVVINKPGASGSIGWSYVANAQPDGYKLVLMTPEMLVVPLMGIGKTTVKDFQPIARFTDDPSSVTVRADAPWKTVEEFLDYARKNPERVAVSNAGIGTVPHMAAAALGEQTGVKFVHVPYQGSAPAIMGLLSGDVQATTVAYAELQQHVDTGKLRTLAVMAPKRLDTLPDVPTMKERGADLQFSVWRGIGLPKSAPADAIEKWRAAARQVAQSQDFQALMRKQNLTPSYADQPQFAADVARQEQAFNALVPKLNLKP, encoded by the coding sequence ATGACCCGCACCCGCCTGCCCGCGCTGGCCTTCAGCGCCCTCTCCTTCCTGGCCTGCGTCGCGGCCGCCCCCGCCGCGATGGCGGCCGACTACCCCAGCCGCTCGATGGAGCTGGTGGTCGCCTACCAGCCCGGCGGCGGCAGCGACAACACCGCCCGCGCCATCGCCGAGGCGGTGCGTCCGCCGCTGCTGGCGCAACCGACCGTGGTCATCAACAAGCCCGGCGCCAGCGGCTCGATCGGCTGGTCGTATGTGGCCAACGCCCAGCCCGACGGCTACAAGCTGGTGCTGATGACGCCGGAAATGCTGGTGGTGCCGCTGATGGGCATCGGCAAGACCACCGTCAAGGACTTCCAGCCCATCGCCCGCTTCACCGACGATCCCTCGTCGGTCACGGTGCGCGCCGACGCGCCGTGGAAGACGGTGGAGGAATTCCTCGACTACGCCCGGAAGAATCCGGAACGGGTGGCGGTGTCCAACGCCGGCATCGGCACCGTGCCGCACATGGCGGCCGCGGCGCTGGGCGAGCAGACCGGCGTGAAGTTCGTGCACGTGCCCTACCAGGGATCGGCCCCGGCCATCATGGGCCTGTTGTCCGGCGACGTGCAGGCCACCACGGTGGCCTATGCCGAGTTGCAGCAGCACGTGGACACCGGCAAGCTGCGCACCCTGGCCGTGATGGCGCCAAAGCGGCTCGACACCCTGCCGGACGTGCCGACCATGAAGGAACGCGGCGCCGACCTGCAGTTCAGCGTCTGGCGCGGCATCGGCCTGCCGAAGTCGGCGCCGGCCGACGCCATCGAGAAATGGCGCGCCGCCGCGCGCCAGGTGGCGCAGTCGCAGGACTTCCAGGCGCTGATGCGCAAGCAGAACCTGACGCCGTCATACGCCGACCAGCCGCAATTCGCGGCCGACGTGGCGCGGCAGGAACAGGCCTTCAATGCGCTGGTGCCGAAGCTGAACCTGAAACCCTGA
- a CDS encoding dihydrodipicolinate synthase family protein: MSIQWQGVFPAVTTKLKPDFSLDLDAIRQGLERLIANGVGGVVMMGMVGENAQLAPEEKLEVLRTAVQTVRGRVPVVSGVAETGTARAAAFARQAAQIGVDGLMVFPGLTYKSDERETVAFYRSVAQASPLPILLYNNPRGYGVDLTPDLVAQLLEEPTIVAIKEESYDTTRVTDLITRFGDRLAVVCGVDDLVLESAALGVTAWVSGMANAVPKASVDLLRLAAEGDFARARKLYAALTPLFHLDTVVKLVQHIKLAEHLITGSAETVKPPRLDLAGAERERTLAITRQTLADLSALGY; the protein is encoded by the coding sequence ATGAGCATTCAATGGCAAGGCGTATTTCCCGCGGTCACCACCAAACTGAAGCCCGATTTCTCCCTCGACCTGGACGCCATCCGCCAGGGCCTGGAGCGCCTGATCGCCAACGGCGTGGGCGGCGTGGTGATGATGGGCATGGTGGGCGAGAACGCCCAACTCGCCCCGGAAGAAAAACTGGAGGTGCTGCGCACCGCGGTCCAGACCGTGCGCGGCCGCGTGCCGGTGGTGTCGGGCGTGGCCGAGACCGGCACCGCGCGCGCCGCGGCCTTCGCGCGGCAGGCCGCGCAGATCGGCGTCGATGGCCTGATGGTGTTCCCCGGCCTGACGTACAAGTCGGACGAGCGCGAGACGGTGGCGTTCTACCGCAGCGTGGCGCAGGCCAGCCCCCTGCCGATCCTGCTGTACAACAACCCGCGCGGCTACGGCGTCGACCTGACGCCTGACCTGGTGGCGCAGTTGCTGGAGGAGCCGACCATCGTCGCCATCAAGGAGGAGTCCTACGACACCACCCGCGTCACCGACCTGATCACGCGCTTCGGCGACCGCCTGGCGGTGGTCTGCGGCGTCGACGACCTGGTGCTGGAAAGCGCCGCGCTGGGCGTGACCGCCTGGGTCTCGGGCATGGCCAACGCCGTGCCCAAGGCCTCGGTCGACCTGCTGCGGCTGGCGGCCGAGGGCGATTTCGCGCGAGCCCGCAAGCTGTATGCGGCGCTGACGCCGCTGTTCCACCTGGACACCGTGGTCAAGCTGGTGCAGCACATCAAGCTGGCCGAGCACCTGATCACCGGCAGCGCCGAAACCGTCAAGCCGCCGCGCCTGGACCTGGCCGGCGCCGAACGCGAACGCACCCTTGCCATCACCCGCCAGACATTGGCGGACCTCTCAGCCCTGGGCTACTGA
- a CDS encoding GntR family transcriptional regulator encodes MSQNSSPASAAQPRPAAGATGRLVRKTAVDLVVDALRDRILSGAIPPGSALRQELLAEELGVSRLPVREAIRQLSAEGLVDMIAHRGAYVSMLSRAEVQEFFDIRLRLEPWLLRLAVSQHAPEDLDEAARIVAQMDSAEPQQWGRLNWQLHELLYRAAQRPAALAMVRALHEKSERYFRFQIVNAPIRQQAHDEHSALIAFCRQGRAGEAEAALECHIAEAAEQILGIVDHLLDTTAAPA; translated from the coding sequence GTGTCCCAGAATTCCTCTCCCGCCAGCGCCGCCCAACCCCGTCCCGCCGCCGGCGCCACCGGCCGCCTGGTGCGCAAGACCGCCGTCGACCTGGTGGTCGACGCCTTGCGCGACCGCATCCTGTCCGGCGCGATTCCGCCGGGCTCCGCCTTGCGCCAGGAACTGCTGGCCGAGGAACTGGGCGTGAGCCGGCTGCCGGTGCGCGAGGCCATCCGCCAGCTCAGCGCCGAAGGCCTGGTCGACATGATCGCGCACCGCGGCGCATACGTCTCGATGCTGTCGCGCGCCGAAGTGCAGGAGTTCTTCGATATCCGCCTGCGGCTCGAACCCTGGCTGCTGCGCCTGGCGGTCTCGCAGCATGCGCCCGAGGACCTGGACGAGGCCGCGCGCATCGTGGCGCAGATGGACAGCGCCGAACCACAGCAGTGGGGCCGGCTCAACTGGCAGTTGCATGAACTGCTGTACCGCGCCGCGCAGCGGCCGGCGGCGCTGGCCATGGTGCGGGCGCTGCATGAAAAATCCGAGCGCTACTTCCGCTTCCAGATCGTCAACGCGCCGATCCGCCAGCAGGCCCACGACGAGCACAGCGCGCTGATCGCGTTCTGTCGACAGGGCCGCGCCGGCGAGGCCGAGGCGGCGCTGGAATGCCATATCGCCGAGGCCGCCGAACAGATCCTGGGCATCGTCGATCACCTGCTGGATACGACCGCTGCGCCGGCGTAA
- a CDS encoding tripartite tricarboxylate transporter substrate binding protein, with protein sequence MPLRHAFKHLARACMGLALLGAAGAALADGYPDRPVKWIVPFPPGGAMDSIARTLGESMGKQLNTSFIVENRAGAGGNIGAASVARSKPDGYTILIVANGMAVNPALYADLNYDPIKDFAPISLLAVVPNVLVTNPARNDVKSVDEVIAKAKAQPNHYTYASAGVGTSIHLAGELFVSMAKIDMLHVPYKGSGPAIADLLGGQVDYMFDSVTSAKPHIEAGKLRALAVTTAKRSAALPNVPTVAESGLPGYELMPWFAAFAPAGTPPEVVAKLNAAMRQALNEPKVKATLDSIGAESIGGTPDELRDYLAKETAQWKVLVKERNIKIN encoded by the coding sequence ATGCCTTTGCGCCACGCTTTCAAACACCTCGCCCGGGCCTGCATGGGCCTGGCCCTGCTCGGCGCCGCCGGCGCCGCCCTGGCCGACGGCTACCCCGACCGGCCCGTCAAGTGGATCGTGCCGTTCCCGCCGGGCGGCGCCATGGACAGCATCGCCCGCACGCTGGGCGAGTCGATGGGCAAGCAACTGAACACCTCGTTCATCGTCGAGAACCGCGCCGGCGCCGGCGGCAACATCGGCGCGGCCAGCGTGGCGCGCTCCAAGCCGGACGGCTACACCATCCTGATCGTGGCCAACGGCATGGCGGTCAACCCCGCGCTGTACGCCGACCTGAACTACGACCCGATCAAGGACTTCGCGCCGATCTCGCTGCTGGCGGTGGTGCCGAACGTGCTGGTCACCAACCCCGCGCGCAATGACGTCAAGAGCGTGGACGAAGTCATCGCCAAGGCCAAGGCGCAGCCCAACCACTACACCTACGCCTCGGCCGGCGTCGGCACCTCGATCCACCTGGCGGGCGAGCTGTTCGTGTCGATGGCCAAGATCGACATGCTGCACGTGCCGTACAAGGGCAGCGGCCCGGCCATCGCCGACCTGCTGGGCGGCCAGGTGGACTACATGTTCGACAGCGTCACCTCGGCCAAGCCGCACATCGAGGCCGGCAAGCTGCGCGCACTGGCCGTGACCACCGCCAAGCGCTCGGCCGCGCTGCCCAACGTGCCCACCGTGGCCGAAAGCGGCCTGCCCGGCTACGAGCTGATGCCCTGGTTCGCCGCCTTCGCGCCGGCCGGCACGCCGCCCGAGGTCGTGGCCAAGCTCAACGCCGCCATGCGCCAGGCCCTGAACGAGCCCAAGGTCAAGGCGACGCTGGACTCGATCGGCGCCGAATCCATCGGCGGCACGCCCGACGAACTGCGCGACTACCTGGCCAAGGAAACCGCGCAGTGGAAGGTGCTGGTCAAGGAACGCAACATCAAGATCAACTGA
- a CDS encoding muconate/chloromuconate family cycloisomerase — MNPVTINSVEAILVDLPTIRAHQLAMAVMQRQTLVIVRLRCSDGIEGIGEATTIGGLSYGEESPEGIKLAIDTYLAPALAGLDAANIHAAMRRLESVARGNRFAKSALESALLDAQGKRLGVSVSTLLGGAVRASLPVLWTLASGDTARDIEEAESLLASRRHNTFKLKVGRRAVADDVAHVSRIKQALGDRARVTVDVNQAWNEADAAGAIARLEAAGVDLIEQPIPRANLAGMARLAARFVVPIMADEAVNGPEDALAIARLGAADVLALKIAKSGGIHEMLRTAAVGDAAGMSLYGGTMLEGSVGSIASAHGFACLPRLSWGTELFGPLLLKDDIVANPPSYRDFEMQIPTGPGLGLELDEDKLAFYRRDR, encoded by the coding sequence ATGAATCCGGTAACGATAAACTCGGTCGAGGCGATCCTGGTGGACCTGCCGACCATCCGCGCCCACCAGCTCGCCATGGCCGTGATGCAGCGCCAGACGCTGGTGATCGTGCGCCTGCGCTGCAGCGACGGCATCGAGGGCATCGGCGAGGCCACCACCATCGGCGGCCTGTCTTACGGCGAGGAAAGCCCGGAAGGCATCAAGCTGGCCATCGACACCTACCTGGCGCCGGCGCTGGCCGGCCTGGACGCCGCCAACATCCACGCCGCCATGCGGCGCCTGGAAAGCGTGGCGCGCGGCAACCGTTTCGCCAAGTCGGCGCTGGAAAGCGCGCTGCTCGATGCCCAGGGCAAGCGCCTGGGCGTGTCGGTCTCGACCCTGCTGGGCGGCGCCGTGCGCGCCAGCCTGCCGGTGCTGTGGACCCTGGCCAGCGGCGACACCGCGCGCGACATCGAGGAAGCCGAGTCGCTGCTCGCCAGCCGCCGCCACAACACCTTCAAGCTCAAGGTCGGCCGCCGCGCGGTGGCCGACGACGTGGCCCACGTGTCGCGCATCAAGCAGGCGCTGGGCGACCGCGCCCGCGTCACGGTGGACGTGAACCAGGCCTGGAACGAGGCCGACGCGGCCGGCGCCATCGCGCGCCTGGAAGCGGCCGGCGTCGACCTGATCGAACAACCGATCCCGCGCGCCAACCTCGCCGGCATGGCGCGGCTGGCGGCGCGCTTCGTGGTGCCCATCATGGCCGACGAAGCCGTCAACGGCCCCGAGGACGCGCTGGCCATCGCGCGCCTGGGCGCGGCCGACGTGCTGGCGCTGAAGATCGCCAAGTCGGGCGGCATTCACGAAATGCTGCGCACCGCCGCGGTCGGCGACGCCGCCGGCATGTCGCTGTACGGCGGCACCATGCTGGAAGGCTCGGTCGGCTCGATCGCCTCGGCCCACGGCTTCGCCTGCCTGCCGCGGCTGTCGTGGGGCACCGAGCTGTTCGGCCCGCTGCTGCTCAAGGACGACATCGTCGCCAACCCGCCCAGCTACCGCGATTTCGAGATGCAGATTCCCACCGGTCCGGGCCTGGGCCTGGAACTGGACGAAGACAAACTGGCTTTCTACCGCAGGGACCGCTGA